The following proteins are co-located in the Osmia lignaria lignaria isolate PbOS001 chromosome 12, iyOsmLign1, whole genome shotgun sequence genome:
- the LOC117602757 gene encoding WD repeat-containing protein 20 isoform X3 translates to MFTCIEELRSINIFQAVDLNKPVDKKLYKGTNPTCHNFNQTTATADSAPLLVGFSTGQIQLIDPIKKELSKLYNEDRLIDKSKVTCIKWVPGSNNLFLVSHSSGQLYLYNEELLCGTTAPHYQSFKSGDGYAIYTCKTKSTRNPLYRWVIGAEGCCINEFAFSPCGSNLAVVSQDGFLRVFQYNTMELVGSARSYFGGFLCVCWSPDGRYVVVGGEDDLVTIWSFHEKRVVARGQGHHSWVSVVAFDPYTTSYGDHDPDFSGSDDETLPHNNHNHFHEKSNRLSTTSQGVHSNRNSCSSELRVSGGTCYRLGSVSQDTQLCLWDITEDVLRQPMCAKQRPSAAGSSTLSTSGTVNSGNGSTTNHHLNNSKHNNLNNVNYKENASGNNESSNNSTSTNTAVSTVNSLTQRLAGLGFGERKGDNHKRNFSLTMRGASNSTIMQNSGGEKTSTTNSNTSSNMNSVSGSLVGANKKVSSVMDDPMRLIGTAWCPRFDECPVLEPLVCKKLAHERLTELVFREDCFVTACQDGYVYTWARPGHMVGPLTISSTLHRPHHHSNPYTNINSLRSNDL, encoded by the exons ATGTTTACGTGTATCGAGGAGTTAAGAag CATTAACATATTTCAGGCTGTGGACTTAAATAAACCAGTGGACAAGAAATTATATAAAGGAACTAATCCAACTTGCcataattttaatcaaacaaCAGCAACTGCAGACAGTGCACCATTATTAGTGGGCTTTTCTACAGGGCAAATTCAATTAATAGATCCTATAAAAAAGGAACTTAGCAAATTATATAATGAAGAT agGTTGATAGATAAAAGTAAAGTGACATGTATAAAGTGGGTTCCTGGATCAAACAACCTCTTTTTGGTATCGCACAGCTCTGGACAACTGTATTTATACAATGAAGAACTTCTTTGTGGTACAACAGCTCCTCATTATCAATCTTTTAAATCAGGAGATGGCTATGCCATATATACTTGTAAAACAAAATCTACAAGAAACCCTTTATATAGATGGGTAATAGGTGCAGAAGGATGTTGTATAAATGAATTTGCCTTTAGCCCATGTGGCTCCAACTTAGCAGTTGTCTCCCAAGATGGTTTCCTAAGAGTATTTCAATACAACACAATGGAGCTAGTGGGTTCAGCTAGAAGTTACTTTGGTGGATTTCTGTGTGTATGTTGGTCACCAGATGGAAGATACGTTGTTGTGGGGGGTGAAGATGATCTTGTGACAATTTGGAGCTTTCACGAAAAAAGAGTGGTAGCAAGGGGTCAGGGTCATCATAGTTGGGTAAGCGTTGTAGCATTTGATCCTTATACAACGTCCTATGGAGATCATGATCCTGACTTCAGTGGTTCAGATGATGAAACATTACCACATAATAATCATAATCACTTCCACGAGAAGTCTAATCGTCTGTCGACGACTTCGCAAGGAGTTCATTCAAATAGAAACTCTTGTAGTTCAGAGTTGAGGGTATCGGGTGGTACATGCTACAGGCTAGGCAGTGTATCACAAGATACTCAATTGTGTTTGTGGGATATCACGGAGGATGTGTTGAGACAACCAATGTGTGCAAAGCAGAGGCCGTCCGCGGCAGGTTCTAGTACTCTTTCTACATCAGGAACGGTCAACAGTGGAAATGGCTCAACGACGAATCATCACTTGAACAATTCTAAacataataatttgaataatgttaattacaAAGAAAACGCGAGTGGTAATAATGAAAGTAGTAATAATAGCACGAGTACAAATACAGCAGTATCAACTGTAAATTCATTGACACAAAGGTTAGCAGGCCTCGGTTTCGGTGAGCGTAAAGGTGATAACCATAAACGAAACTTTAGCCTCACTATGAGAGGTGCATCTAATAGCACAATAATGCAGAATAGTGGAGGCGAAAAGACTTCTACTACTAATTCAAATACAAGTAGTAATATGAACAGTGTCAGTGGAAGTTTAGTAGGTGCAAATAAAAAGGTTAGTTCCGTGATGGACGATCCTATGAGATTGATAGGAACTGCCTGGTGCCCTAGGTTCGATGAGTGTCCTGTGCTAGAACCATTGGTGTGCAAGAAGTTGGCGCATGAAAGATTGACTGAATTAGTGTTTAGGGAAGATTGCTTCGTAACAGCGTGTCAAGATGGATACGTCTATACGTGGGCAAGGCCTGGTCACATGGTAGGTCCTCTCACCATCAGCAGCACTCTGCACAGGCCACACCATCATAGCAATCCTTACACCAATATTAATTCCTTGCGATCTAACGATCTATGA
- the Gga gene encoding ADP-ribosylation factor-binding protein Gga isoform X2: protein MDVVTTSLEALIQRVTNPQNQKPDIAATEAFCVMVTKEPEGIQIGAKLLALHIQSSNEFEALQALSLLDTCMKRCGPSFHAEIGKFRFLNEMIRLVSPKYLGGKTPVLVRQKVLQLLHVWTKEYPREIKIKEAYEMLKKQGVIEDDTILSANGQEDALKISKAKSTIFDDEEKSKLLQKLLQSKNPDDLQAANRLIKTMVKEDERRVQLNSRRIMELESVHNNAKLLSEMLDSYNYNETSKEDLELMKELHQACERLKPIVLRLANETHDNEGMLGDVLAASDELEQVFEKYAAIIVRGECVKFKTDTNISPYLLDLSSPIDNISHESGGTNTNCDATRINNQSDMEVLGDIFSSLGKSENPEISSVSNPNLLMTDSIMQPVNVLVTSKKDESINIPEKKIDSKARALEELNELGESLLKQSLSGTALNVRSNSGSMQTAARTSNAEPSTKHDSITFSRGSSSRSSDLLESTNVKNNKTSNIHLESLNNLLSHDVENSPNVIDSDVNEKINTNASNNRLIAWNRVSASSTTENTVSTTEPEIKSLADININLQDIKPGINPPMTVIEEKNGISVVLHFAQDNPRPDVFVIVITTMSKNSKPLSNYLFQAVVPKRCKCRLQPPSGTELPGHNPFLPPSAITQIMLIANPNKFLSIHSTVLLRHRKRLN, encoded by the exons ATGGACGTTGTAACAACAAGTCTCGAAGCTTTGATAC AAAGGGTAACAAATCCGCAAAATCAGAAACCCGATATAGCGGCGACTGAAGCATTCTGTGTGATGGTTACTAAAGAACCAGAAGGCATTCAAATTGGTGCTAAATTGCTAGCACTGCACATCCAGTCGTCTAATGAGTTTGAAGCTCTTCAAGCCCTTAGT TTATTGGATACATGTATGAAAAGATGCGGGCCATCTTTTCACGCTGAAATTGGTAAATTTCGTTTTTTAAACGAAATGATTCGTCTGGTTTCACCAAAGTATCTAGGTGGTAAGACACCAGTTTTGGTACGTCAGAAAGTATTACAGTTGTTACACGTATGGACAAAAGAATACCCtcgagaaataaaaattaaagaagcttatgaaatgttaaaaaaacAGGGTGTTATTGAG GATGATACGATATTGTCAGCAAACGGTCAAGAAGATGCGTTAAAAATATCGAAAGCTAAGAGTACAATATTCGACGACGAAGAAAAATCTAAACTACTGCAAAAATTACTTCAAAGTAAAAATCCTGATGATTTACAGGCTGCAAACAGATTAATTAAAACTATGGTAAAAGAG GATGAAAGAAGGGTGCAACTAAATTCACGTAGAATAATGGAATTAGAATCTGTTCACAATAATGCAAAGTTATTATCAGAAATGTTAGACTCGTACAATTACAATGAGACTAGTAAAGAAGATCTTGAATTAATGAAAGAATTGCATCAAGCTTGCGAACGATTAAAACCAATTGTACTAAGATTAGCAAACGAAACCCATGATAACGAAGGGATGTTAG GTGATGTGCTTGCCGCAAGTGACGAATTAGAACAAGTATTTGAGAAATATGCTGCAATTATTGTTCGCGGTGAATGCGTCAAATTTAAGACAGATACCAACATCAGTCCGTACTTATTAGATTTATCTTCTCCAATAGACAATATTTCTCATGAAAGCGGTGGTACGAATACAAATTGCGATGCTACCAGAATAAATAATCAATCAGATATGGAAGTCTTAGGAGATATCTTCAGTTCACTAGGAAAATCTGAAAACCCAGAAATCTCATCGGTTTCTAATCCAAACTTATTAATGACCGATTCGATTATGCAGCCAGTCAACGTTTTGGTCACGAGTAAGAAAG aCGAATCGATCAACATCCCTGAAAAGAAAATAGACAGTAAAGCTAGGGCATTAGAAGAATTGAACGAATTGGGAGAATCTTTGCTTAAACAAAGTTTATCGGGCACGGCGTTAAACGTACGTTCAAATTCAGGAAG TATGCAAACTGCAGCTCGCACATCAAATGCTGAACCTTCAACAAAACACGATTCGATAACTTTTTCACGCGGCAGTTCTTCGCGTTCGTCTGATTTATTGGAATCTAcaaatgtaaaaaataacaaaacgtCTAATATTCATTTGGAATCGCTCAATAATCTATTATCTCATGATGTTGAAAATTCTCCAAATGTCATTGATTCTGACGTGAAcgaaaaaattaatacaaaCGCATCCAATAATCGATTAATCGCGTGGAACAGAGTTTCGGCATCGTCGACAACAGAAAATACAGTCAGTACAACAGAACCTGAGATCAAATCATTAGCAgacattaatattaatcttCAAGATATCAAACCAG gTATTAATCCACCTATGACCGTAATCGAAGAAAAGAACGGTATATCAGTCGTGCTTCATTTTGCTCAAGATAATCCAAGACCAGACGTATTTGTAATAGTAATTACAACAATGAGCAAAAATTCTAAACCACttagtaattatttatttcaagcaGTGGTGCCAAAA aGATGTAAATGTAGACTTCAACCACCATCTGGAACTGAATTGCCCGGTCATAATCCATTTCTTCCTCCATCAGCAATTACTCAGATTATGCTAATTGCTAATCCTAATAAG TTCCTGTCGATACATTCCACAGTCTTGCTACGCCATCGGAAGAGGCTAAATTAA
- the Gga gene encoding ADP-ribosylation factor-binding protein Gga isoform X1, with product MDVVTTSLEALIQRVTNPQNQKPDIAATEAFCVMVTKEPEGIQIGAKLLALHIQSSNEFEALQALSLLDTCMKRCGPSFHAEIGKFRFLNEMIRLVSPKYLGGKTPVLVRQKVLQLLHVWTKEYPREIKIKEAYEMLKKQGVIEDDTILSANGQEDALKISKAKSTIFDDEEKSKLLQKLLQSKNPDDLQAANRLIKTMVKEDERRVQLNSRRIMELESVHNNAKLLSEMLDSYNYNETSKEDLELMKELHQACERLKPIVLRLANETHDNEGMLGDVLAASDELEQVFEKYAAIIVRGECVKFKTDTNISPYLLDLSSPIDNISHESGGTNTNCDATRINNQSDMEVLGDIFSSLGKSENPEISSVSNPNLLMTDSIMQPVNVLVTSKKDESINIPEKKIDSKARALEELNELGESLLKQSLSGTALNVRSNSGSMQTAARTSNAEPSTKHDSITFSRGSSSRSSDLLESTNVKNNKTSNIHLESLNNLLSHDVENSPNVIDSDVNEKINTNASNNRLIAWNRVSASSTTENTVSTTEPEIKSLADININLQDIKPGINPPMTVIEEKNGISVVLHFAQDNPRPDVFVIVITTMSKNSKPLSNYLFQAVVPKRCKCRLQPPSGTELPGHNPFLPPSAITQIMLIANPNKETVSLKFMLSYTMDDETFTEMGEVEKLPFF from the exons ATGGACGTTGTAACAACAAGTCTCGAAGCTTTGATAC AAAGGGTAACAAATCCGCAAAATCAGAAACCCGATATAGCGGCGACTGAAGCATTCTGTGTGATGGTTACTAAAGAACCAGAAGGCATTCAAATTGGTGCTAAATTGCTAGCACTGCACATCCAGTCGTCTAATGAGTTTGAAGCTCTTCAAGCCCTTAGT TTATTGGATACATGTATGAAAAGATGCGGGCCATCTTTTCACGCTGAAATTGGTAAATTTCGTTTTTTAAACGAAATGATTCGTCTGGTTTCACCAAAGTATCTAGGTGGTAAGACACCAGTTTTGGTACGTCAGAAAGTATTACAGTTGTTACACGTATGGACAAAAGAATACCCtcgagaaataaaaattaaagaagcttatgaaatgttaaaaaaacAGGGTGTTATTGAG GATGATACGATATTGTCAGCAAACGGTCAAGAAGATGCGTTAAAAATATCGAAAGCTAAGAGTACAATATTCGACGACGAAGAAAAATCTAAACTACTGCAAAAATTACTTCAAAGTAAAAATCCTGATGATTTACAGGCTGCAAACAGATTAATTAAAACTATGGTAAAAGAG GATGAAAGAAGGGTGCAACTAAATTCACGTAGAATAATGGAATTAGAATCTGTTCACAATAATGCAAAGTTATTATCAGAAATGTTAGACTCGTACAATTACAATGAGACTAGTAAAGAAGATCTTGAATTAATGAAAGAATTGCATCAAGCTTGCGAACGATTAAAACCAATTGTACTAAGATTAGCAAACGAAACCCATGATAACGAAGGGATGTTAG GTGATGTGCTTGCCGCAAGTGACGAATTAGAACAAGTATTTGAGAAATATGCTGCAATTATTGTTCGCGGTGAATGCGTCAAATTTAAGACAGATACCAACATCAGTCCGTACTTATTAGATTTATCTTCTCCAATAGACAATATTTCTCATGAAAGCGGTGGTACGAATACAAATTGCGATGCTACCAGAATAAATAATCAATCAGATATGGAAGTCTTAGGAGATATCTTCAGTTCACTAGGAAAATCTGAAAACCCAGAAATCTCATCGGTTTCTAATCCAAACTTATTAATGACCGATTCGATTATGCAGCCAGTCAACGTTTTGGTCACGAGTAAGAAAG aCGAATCGATCAACATCCCTGAAAAGAAAATAGACAGTAAAGCTAGGGCATTAGAAGAATTGAACGAATTGGGAGAATCTTTGCTTAAACAAAGTTTATCGGGCACGGCGTTAAACGTACGTTCAAATTCAGGAAG TATGCAAACTGCAGCTCGCACATCAAATGCTGAACCTTCAACAAAACACGATTCGATAACTTTTTCACGCGGCAGTTCTTCGCGTTCGTCTGATTTATTGGAATCTAcaaatgtaaaaaataacaaaacgtCTAATATTCATTTGGAATCGCTCAATAATCTATTATCTCATGATGTTGAAAATTCTCCAAATGTCATTGATTCTGACGTGAAcgaaaaaattaatacaaaCGCATCCAATAATCGATTAATCGCGTGGAACAGAGTTTCGGCATCGTCGACAACAGAAAATACAGTCAGTACAACAGAACCTGAGATCAAATCATTAGCAgacattaatattaatcttCAAGATATCAAACCAG gTATTAATCCACCTATGACCGTAATCGAAGAAAAGAACGGTATATCAGTCGTGCTTCATTTTGCTCAAGATAATCCAAGACCAGACGTATTTGTAATAGTAATTACAACAATGAGCAAAAATTCTAAACCACttagtaattatttatttcaagcaGTGGTGCCAAAA aGATGTAAATGTAGACTTCAACCACCATCTGGAACTGAATTGCCCGGTCATAATCCATTTCTTCCTCCATCAGCAATTACTCAGATTATGCTAATTGCTAATCCTAATAAG GAAACGGTATCGTTAAAGTTCATGTTAAGTTACACAATGGACGATGAAACCTTTACAGAAATGGGAGAAGTAGAAAAATTGCCTTTCTTTTAA
- the LOC117602757 gene encoding WD repeat-containing protein 20 isoform X2, whose translation MAVQLDGGGKEDLKTQFVTREGTYKLMTLSEYSRPNRVGYTNSQGSASVRVSFVTLPDPADPTGTQGLGDRMCFNFGKELYVYVYRGVKKAVDLNKPVDKKLYKGTNPTCHNFNQTTATADSAPLLVGFSTGQIQLIDPIKKELSKLYNEDRLIDKSKVTCIKWVPGSNNLFLVSHSSGQLYLYNEELLCGTTAPHYQSFKSGDGYAIYTCKTKSTRNPLYRWVIGAEGCCINEFAFSPCGSNLAVVSQDGFLRVFQYNTMELVGSARSYFGGFLCVCWSPDGRYVVVGGEDDLVTIWSFHEKRVVARGQGHHSWVSVVAFDPYTTSYGDHDPDFSGSDDETLPHNNHNHFHEKSNRLSTTSQGVHSNRNSCSSELRVSGGTCYRLGSVSQDTQLCLWDITEDVLRQPMCAKQRPSAAGSSTLSTSGTVNSGNGSTTNHHLNNSKHNNLNNVNYKENASGNNESSNNSTSTNTAVSTVNSLTQRLAGLGFGERKGDNHKRNFSLTMRGASNSTIMQNSGGEKTSTTNSNTSSNMNSVSGSLVGANKKVSSVMDDPMRLIGTAWCPRFDECPVLEPLVCKKLAHERLTELVFREDCFVTACQDGYVYTWARPGHMPGIGQVGNALHVVSPAESGGTIV comes from the exons ATGGCTGTGCAGTTGGATGGAGGAGGGAAGGAGGACTTGAAAACACAGTTTGTCACGCGGGAAGGAACTTACAAACTGATGACTTTGTCCGAGTATTCAAGGCCAAATAGGGTCGGGTACACGAACAGTCAAGGAAGCGCATCCGTTAGGGTGTCCTTCGTAACTTTGCCAGACCCAGCGGATCCTACGGGTACGCAAGGTCTCGGTGACCGAATGTGTTTCAATTTTGGCAAGGAACTCTATGTTTACGTGTATCGAGGAGTTAAGAag GCTGTGGACTTAAATAAACCAGTGGACAAGAAATTATATAAAGGAACTAATCCAACTTGCcataattttaatcaaacaaCAGCAACTGCAGACAGTGCACCATTATTAGTGGGCTTTTCTACAGGGCAAATTCAATTAATAGATCCTATAAAAAAGGAACTTAGCAAATTATATAATGAAGAT agGTTGATAGATAAAAGTAAAGTGACATGTATAAAGTGGGTTCCTGGATCAAACAACCTCTTTTTGGTATCGCACAGCTCTGGACAACTGTATTTATACAATGAAGAACTTCTTTGTGGTACAACAGCTCCTCATTATCAATCTTTTAAATCAGGAGATGGCTATGCCATATATACTTGTAAAACAAAATCTACAAGAAACCCTTTATATAGATGGGTAATAGGTGCAGAAGGATGTTGTATAAATGAATTTGCCTTTAGCCCATGTGGCTCCAACTTAGCAGTTGTCTCCCAAGATGGTTTCCTAAGAGTATTTCAATACAACACAATGGAGCTAGTGGGTTCAGCTAGAAGTTACTTTGGTGGATTTCTGTGTGTATGTTGGTCACCAGATGGAAGATACGTTGTTGTGGGGGGTGAAGATGATCTTGTGACAATTTGGAGCTTTCACGAAAAAAGAGTGGTAGCAAGGGGTCAGGGTCATCATAGTTGGGTAAGCGTTGTAGCATTTGATCCTTATACAACGTCCTATGGAGATCATGATCCTGACTTCAGTGGTTCAGATGATGAAACATTACCACATAATAATCATAATCACTTCCACGAGAAGTCTAATCGTCTGTCGACGACTTCGCAAGGAGTTCATTCAAATAGAAACTCTTGTAGTTCAGAGTTGAGGGTATCGGGTGGTACATGCTACAGGCTAGGCAGTGTATCACAAGATACTCAATTGTGTTTGTGGGATATCACGGAGGATGTGTTGAGACAACCAATGTGTGCAAAGCAGAGGCCGTCCGCGGCAGGTTCTAGTACTCTTTCTACATCAGGAACGGTCAACAGTGGAAATGGCTCAACGACGAATCATCACTTGAACAATTCTAAacataataatttgaataatgttaattacaAAGAAAACGCGAGTGGTAATAATGAAAGTAGTAATAATAGCACGAGTACAAATACAGCAGTATCAACTGTAAATTCATTGACACAAAGGTTAGCAGGCCTCGGTTTCGGTGAGCGTAAAGGTGATAACCATAAACGAAACTTTAGCCTCACTATGAGAGGTGCATCTAATAGCACAATAATGCAGAATAGTGGAGGCGAAAAGACTTCTACTACTAATTCAAATACAAGTAGTAATATGAACAGTGTCAGTGGAAGTTTAGTAGGTGCAAATAAAAAGGTTAGTTCCGTGATGGACGATCCTATGAGATTGATAGGAACTGCCTGGTGCCCTAGGTTCGATGAGTGTCCTGTGCTAGAACCATTGGTGTGCAAGAAGTTGGCGCATGAAAGATTGACTGAATTAGTGTTTAGGGAAGATTGCTTCGTAACAGCGTGTCAAGATGGATACGTCTATACGTGGGCAAGGCCTGGTCACATG CCAGGAATAGGACAAGTTGGAAATGCTCTACATGTTGTCAGTCCAGCAGAAAGTGGAGGTACCATAGTATAG
- the LOC117602757 gene encoding WD repeat-containing protein 20 isoform X1, with translation MAVQLDGGGKEDLKTQFVTREGTYKLMTLSEYSRPNRVGYTNSQGSASVRVSFVTLPDPADPTGTQGLGDRMCFNFGKELYVYVYRGVKKAVDLNKPVDKKLYKGTNPTCHNFNQTTATADSAPLLVGFSTGQIQLIDPIKKELSKLYNEDRLIDKSKVTCIKWVPGSNNLFLVSHSSGQLYLYNEELLCGTTAPHYQSFKSGDGYAIYTCKTKSTRNPLYRWVIGAEGCCINEFAFSPCGSNLAVVSQDGFLRVFQYNTMELVGSARSYFGGFLCVCWSPDGRYVVVGGEDDLVTIWSFHEKRVVARGQGHHSWVSVVAFDPYTTSYGDHDPDFSGSDDETLPHNNHNHFHEKSNRLSTTSQGVHSNRNSCSSELRVSGGTCYRLGSVSQDTQLCLWDITEDVLRQPMCAKQRPSAAGSSTLSTSGTVNSGNGSTTNHHLNNSKHNNLNNVNYKENASGNNESSNNSTSTNTAVSTVNSLTQRLAGLGFGERKGDNHKRNFSLTMRGASNSTIMQNSGGEKTSTTNSNTSSNMNSVSGSLVGANKKVSSVMDDPMRLIGTAWCPRFDECPVLEPLVCKKLAHERLTELVFREDCFVTACQDGYVYTWARPGHMVGPLTISSTLHRPHHHSNPYTNINSLRSNDL, from the exons ATGGCTGTGCAGTTGGATGGAGGAGGGAAGGAGGACTTGAAAACACAGTTTGTCACGCGGGAAGGAACTTACAAACTGATGACTTTGTCCGAGTATTCAAGGCCAAATAGGGTCGGGTACACGAACAGTCAAGGAAGCGCATCCGTTAGGGTGTCCTTCGTAACTTTGCCAGACCCAGCGGATCCTACGGGTACGCAAGGTCTCGGTGACCGAATGTGTTTCAATTTTGGCAAGGAACTCTATGTTTACGTGTATCGAGGAGTTAAGAag GCTGTGGACTTAAATAAACCAGTGGACAAGAAATTATATAAAGGAACTAATCCAACTTGCcataattttaatcaaacaaCAGCAACTGCAGACAGTGCACCATTATTAGTGGGCTTTTCTACAGGGCAAATTCAATTAATAGATCCTATAAAAAAGGAACTTAGCAAATTATATAATGAAGAT agGTTGATAGATAAAAGTAAAGTGACATGTATAAAGTGGGTTCCTGGATCAAACAACCTCTTTTTGGTATCGCACAGCTCTGGACAACTGTATTTATACAATGAAGAACTTCTTTGTGGTACAACAGCTCCTCATTATCAATCTTTTAAATCAGGAGATGGCTATGCCATATATACTTGTAAAACAAAATCTACAAGAAACCCTTTATATAGATGGGTAATAGGTGCAGAAGGATGTTGTATAAATGAATTTGCCTTTAGCCCATGTGGCTCCAACTTAGCAGTTGTCTCCCAAGATGGTTTCCTAAGAGTATTTCAATACAACACAATGGAGCTAGTGGGTTCAGCTAGAAGTTACTTTGGTGGATTTCTGTGTGTATGTTGGTCACCAGATGGAAGATACGTTGTTGTGGGGGGTGAAGATGATCTTGTGACAATTTGGAGCTTTCACGAAAAAAGAGTGGTAGCAAGGGGTCAGGGTCATCATAGTTGGGTAAGCGTTGTAGCATTTGATCCTTATACAACGTCCTATGGAGATCATGATCCTGACTTCAGTGGTTCAGATGATGAAACATTACCACATAATAATCATAATCACTTCCACGAGAAGTCTAATCGTCTGTCGACGACTTCGCAAGGAGTTCATTCAAATAGAAACTCTTGTAGTTCAGAGTTGAGGGTATCGGGTGGTACATGCTACAGGCTAGGCAGTGTATCACAAGATACTCAATTGTGTTTGTGGGATATCACGGAGGATGTGTTGAGACAACCAATGTGTGCAAAGCAGAGGCCGTCCGCGGCAGGTTCTAGTACTCTTTCTACATCAGGAACGGTCAACAGTGGAAATGGCTCAACGACGAATCATCACTTGAACAATTCTAAacataataatttgaataatgttaattacaAAGAAAACGCGAGTGGTAATAATGAAAGTAGTAATAATAGCACGAGTACAAATACAGCAGTATCAACTGTAAATTCATTGACACAAAGGTTAGCAGGCCTCGGTTTCGGTGAGCGTAAAGGTGATAACCATAAACGAAACTTTAGCCTCACTATGAGAGGTGCATCTAATAGCACAATAATGCAGAATAGTGGAGGCGAAAAGACTTCTACTACTAATTCAAATACAAGTAGTAATATGAACAGTGTCAGTGGAAGTTTAGTAGGTGCAAATAAAAAGGTTAGTTCCGTGATGGACGATCCTATGAGATTGATAGGAACTGCCTGGTGCCCTAGGTTCGATGAGTGTCCTGTGCTAGAACCATTGGTGTGCAAGAAGTTGGCGCATGAAAGATTGACTGAATTAGTGTTTAGGGAAGATTGCTTCGTAACAGCGTGTCAAGATGGATACGTCTATACGTGGGCAAGGCCTGGTCACATGGTAGGTCCTCTCACCATCAGCAGCACTCTGCACAGGCCACACCATCATAGCAATCCTTACACCAATATTAATTCCTTGCGATCTAACGATCTATGA